A section of the Dehalobacter sp. DCM genome encodes:
- a CDS encoding nucleotide sugar dehydrogenase codes for MLEIKKVISNDNPIALELKNKIESHTAQVGVIGLGYVGLPLAVEKGKVGFPVLGFDIDPYKVEKVNAGENYIGDVKDEELKELAEKKILKATTDFSKLADCDVVIICVPTPLTVTRDPDVSYMKSAADEIARNIRPGQIITLESTTYPGTTQEVILPILEKSGLVVGKDFFLAFSPERVDPGNKRFSTKNTSKVVGGVTPYCLEIAYTLYIQTIVNVVPVSSPAAAELTKVFENTYRAVNIALVNEMMLLCDRMGLDVWEVVEAASTKPFGIHTFYPGPGVGGHCIPIDPFYLTWKAREYDFHTRFIELAGEINVEVSYYVVNKVYRALNAQNKSVKDAKIFVLGVAYKKDIEDLRESPALIIMEHLRKEGAVLSYHDPYVSIIEPHGGSTVQLESIALTPEALSAADCVLIITDHSDIDYEEVVKYAPLVVDTRNATKDVKAMREKIYKI; via the coding sequence ATGTTGGAAATCAAAAAAGTAATTTCGAATGACAATCCGATTGCCCTGGAACTGAAAAATAAAATAGAAAGCCATACGGCGCAAGTCGGTGTGATCGGACTGGGTTATGTCGGATTGCCCTTGGCAGTTGAAAAAGGGAAGGTAGGTTTCCCCGTTCTTGGCTTTGATATCGATCCATACAAAGTGGAAAAGGTCAATGCCGGAGAAAATTATATCGGCGATGTCAAGGACGAAGAGCTAAAAGAGCTTGCTGAGAAAAAGATCCTGAAGGCGACGACGGACTTTTCCAAACTGGCTGATTGTGATGTTGTGATTATTTGTGTACCGACCCCGCTCACCGTGACGCGGGATCCGGATGTTTCCTATATGAAGTCCGCTGCGGATGAGATCGCCCGCAATATTCGTCCGGGTCAGATCATCACCCTGGAAAGTACGACTTATCCCGGAACAACCCAGGAAGTGATCCTGCCGATTCTGGAAAAGTCGGGACTTGTGGTGGGTAAAGACTTTTTCCTCGCATTTTCACCGGAAAGAGTCGACCCCGGCAATAAACGCTTCTCTACGAAAAATACCTCCAAGGTAGTTGGCGGCGTCACCCCGTACTGTCTGGAGATTGCCTATACTCTTTATATACAGACGATCGTGAATGTCGTACCGGTCAGTTCTCCGGCCGCAGCCGAACTAACCAAGGTTTTTGAAAACACATACCGCGCGGTTAACATCGCTCTCGTCAACGAGATGATGCTTTTATGCGACCGGATGGGACTGGATGTCTGGGAAGTTGTCGAGGCAGCCTCGACCAAGCCTTTTGGCATTCATACCTTTTATCCCGGTCCCGGGGTTGGCGGCCATTGTATCCCGATTGATCCGTTCTACCTGACCTGGAAAGCCAGAGAATACGATTTTCATACCCGTTTTATAGAATTAGCCGGTGAAATCAATGTTGAAGTCTCTTATTACGTTGTTAATAAGGTTTACCGGGCACTTAACGCTCAGAACAAGAGTGTTAAAGACGCTAAAATATTCGTTCTTGGTGTCGCCTATAAAAAAGATATTGAGGACCTCAGAGAGTCTCCGGCCCTGATTATCATGGAGCATTTGCGCAAGGAAGGTGCTGTCTTGTCCTACCACGATCCGTATGTTTCGATTATTGAACCCCATGGCGGAAGTACGGTTCAGCTGGAAAGCATCGCTCTGACGCCGGAAGCGTTGTCCGCAGCGGATTGTGTTCTGATCATCACCGATCACAGTGACATCGATTACGAAGAAGTGGTGAAGTATGCGCCCCTCGTAGTGGATACTCGCAATGCGACGAAAGACGTTAAAGCAATGAGAGAAAAAATCTATAAGATTTAA
- a CDS encoding polysaccharide biosynthesis protein: MLTDAILINLALFASFYLRFAEENITYYFNKYSDTIWQAAIVGTIVFLMAFHLFGMYKNIWRYASVRELLSIVYAVTVGAAGTFIVTFFISPLRLPHSVSVYFWLLAVLLIGGLRFSQRMRRENSIFAVSSKSQRKVLIIGAGEAGVLALRELKKRDFQEGLPVGFIDDSKDKINLHIQGFPVLGPREDIPEIVNRYDVDEIIIAIPSAEGEVIREVVEICKETRVSLKIMPGVYDILSGKISVSPIRDVQVEDLLGRDPVTMDLDEVAGYLKNQVVLVTGAGGSIGSELCRQIVKFNPARLILVGHGENSIFDIEQELKDYPVCTEIMDIKDTGKVDLVFAKYKPNVVFHAAAHKHVPLMEANPEEALKNNVLGTSNLAAAADEHGVKTFVLISTDKAVNPTSIMGATKRLAEMIIQDYDTQSNTKYVAVRFGNVLGSRGSVIPTFKRQIAAGGPVTVTDPRMTRFFMTIPEASQLVIQAGAMASGGEIFILDMGKPVKIVDLAKDLIRLSGFEPGKEIDIIFSGIRPGEKLYEEILTSEEGTTATRHKRIFVARPNLIDREAIDSLLAIIRERGSYLEKEEIKAAIRMLLPNFRKEAVPQKTLAVQPTEGTEPAEAAMKRKQTEAGI; the protein is encoded by the coding sequence ATGCTGACAGATGCCATATTGATCAATCTGGCGTTATTTGCCAGCTTTTATCTGCGTTTTGCTGAAGAGAATATCACATATTACTTTAATAAATATAGCGATACCATATGGCAAGCGGCAATTGTTGGGACGATTGTATTCCTTATGGCTTTCCATCTTTTTGGTATGTACAAAAATATCTGGCGTTATGCCAGTGTCAGAGAACTCTTGTCGATCGTCTATGCGGTAACGGTTGGTGCCGCCGGCACCTTTATCGTTACCTTCTTTATTTCACCCCTTCGGCTGCCGCATTCCGTCAGCGTTTATTTTTGGCTGCTGGCCGTATTATTGATTGGCGGGCTTCGCTTCAGCCAGCGAATGCGCCGGGAGAATTCCATTTTTGCCGTATCCAGCAAATCCCAGCGGAAAGTGCTGATCATCGGCGCAGGTGAGGCCGGTGTCCTGGCTCTGCGTGAGCTTAAAAAAAGAGATTTTCAGGAAGGACTGCCGGTTGGATTTATTGATGACAGCAAAGATAAAATTAACCTGCATATTCAAGGATTCCCGGTTCTGGGACCGCGTGAGGATATTCCGGAAATCGTCAATCGATACGATGTGGACGAAATCATCATTGCCATACCCTCGGCTGAAGGCGAAGTCATCCGCGAAGTCGTGGAGATATGCAAAGAAACCAGGGTATCCTTGAAAATTATGCCCGGCGTCTACGATATCCTGAGCGGAAAAATTTCGGTCAGCCCGATTCGTGATGTCCAAGTCGAAGACCTTTTGGGACGTGATCCGGTAACGATGGATTTGGATGAAGTAGCCGGCTACCTGAAAAATCAGGTCGTATTGGTGACCGGAGCAGGCGGCTCTATCGGTTCTGAACTATGCCGGCAAATCGTCAAATTTAATCCTGCACGGCTGATCCTAGTGGGCCATGGGGAGAACAGCATTTTTGATATCGAACAGGAGTTGAAAGATTATCCGGTATGTACGGAGATAATGGATATCAAAGATACGGGCAAAGTTGACTTGGTATTTGCCAAATACAAACCGAATGTCGTCTTTCATGCTGCGGCCCACAAACATGTGCCGTTAATGGAAGCAAATCCGGAGGAAGCACTGAAAAATAATGTTTTAGGCACATCCAATCTGGCCGCCGCCGCTGATGAACACGGCGTAAAAACCTTCGTGCTCATTTCCACAGATAAGGCGGTGAACCCGACCAGCATTATGGGAGCGACGAAGCGTTTGGCGGAGATGATCATCCAGGATTACGATACCCAGTCCAACACAAAATATGTCGCCGTCCGCTTCGGGAATGTTCTGGGCAGCCGGGGAAGCGTTATTCCGACGTTTAAAAGACAGATTGCTGCCGGGGGACCCGTGACGGTTACCGACCCCAGAATGACACGCTTTTTTATGACGATACCTGAGGCCAGCCAGCTGGTTATTCAAGCGGGGGCTATGGCTTCAGGCGGAGAAATATTTATCCTTGATATGGGAAAACCGGTGAAGATCGTCGATCTGGCGAAAGATCTCATTCGTCTATCGGGATTTGAGCCGGGTAAAGAAATTGACATCATCTTTTCCGGGATTCGCCCGGGTGAGAAACTCTATGAGGAGATCCTGACATCCGAGGAGGGAACCACAGCAACCCGGCACAAACGTATTTTTGTTGCCAGGCCGAATCTGATCGACAGAGAGGCCATCGACAGTCTGCTCGCGATTATTCGTGAACGCGGCAGCTATCTGGAAAAAGAAGAGATCAAGGCGGCAATTCGGATGCTGCTTCCGAACTTCAGAAAAGAAGCGGTGCCACAGAAAACTCTGGCGGTTCAGCCAACAGAGGGTACAGAACCCGCAGAGGCTGCGATGAAGAGAAAGCAAACAGAAGCCGGAATATGA
- a CDS encoding cell wall-binding repeat-containing protein has protein sequence MRFEKNARLFLVVFLCSLLLMPLCPLPVQAVSQNPSPQEISAIFDRVAIQEQVPAEILKAIAYGESGWRQWDSNGKVVIGGSGSRPYIGIMQVGVYDPSDTATINRLKTDIAFNIAYGAQVLKSKWNMTPVIGDGDPGKLENWYFAIWAYNSWSTRNNPNNAAAAGRIAYQDKILALMAKDYYYGIVQPVKVTPISKSLLPAGTLPSKDSVWLTPQPVHTAGFTLGMLSLLSRGEKTSLLSSVDRISGIDRIDTAVQIAYNGWSAGCDAVLIARSDAFADALAGVSLAKLNNAPILLTYHDELDSRVAEAITVLKPLKVIILGGENALSAQVESALKDTVSWTEDIVRIAGTDRYDTAAQIAAQFPEGSGVAIANGVNFADALAIASAAAVKGYPLLLTSENNFPQATIESLTKHKPSAVYIAGGIRAVPADQANAVTILTGLGQEQIQRFAGSDRYATSLAVVQTLYPDAVKLYLATGAGFPDALAGAALAANTDTPLLLIPTDGPVTGSKTEKYFQTISPTTELSVFGGRTVITDNAIIRIRYQMTNQ, from the coding sequence ATGCGTTTTGAAAAAAATGCCCGTCTCTTTTTAGTTGTATTCCTTTGTTCTTTGCTTCTTATGCCCCTTTGCCCTCTGCCGGTGCAGGCAGTCAGTCAGAATCCATCCCCTCAGGAAATTAGCGCTATTTTTGATAGGGTCGCTATTCAGGAACAAGTACCTGCAGAAATCCTTAAAGCCATTGCCTACGGAGAATCCGGCTGGCGTCAATGGGACAGTAATGGGAAGGTGGTTATAGGCGGATCCGGCAGCAGGCCTTACATCGGCATTATGCAAGTCGGTGTTTATGATCCGTCGGATACGGCAACAATTAATCGGCTTAAAACAGACATTGCGTTTAATATCGCCTATGGTGCCCAGGTCCTGAAATCAAAGTGGAATATGACACCGGTTATCGGTGACGGTGATCCGGGCAAACTCGAGAATTGGTACTTTGCCATATGGGCTTATAACAGTTGGTCTACACGCAATAATCCCAATAATGCAGCGGCTGCCGGCAGAATCGCTTACCAGGATAAGATATTGGCGTTGATGGCCAAAGACTACTATTACGGTATCGTTCAACCGGTCAAGGTGACACCGATTTCCAAATCACTGCTGCCGGCTGGGACACTACCGTCGAAGGACTCTGTCTGGTTGACCCCGCAGCCGGTCCATACGGCAGGCTTCACTCTCGGTATGCTATCGCTGCTTTCCCGGGGAGAAAAAACATCCCTGCTGTCATCGGTCGATCGTATTTCCGGGATTGACCGCATCGACACCGCTGTTCAAATCGCATATAACGGCTGGTCCGCAGGCTGCGATGCCGTCCTTATTGCACGCTCGGATGCGTTTGCGGATGCTCTGGCCGGGGTCTCTCTCGCGAAGCTCAATAATGCGCCAATCCTTTTGACCTACCACGATGAGCTTGACTCAAGGGTGGCGGAGGCAATCACCGTGCTTAAGCCGCTGAAGGTCATTATTCTGGGCGGTGAGAACGCGCTGTCCGCCCAAGTAGAAAGCGCTCTGAAGGATACCGTTAGCTGGACCGAAGACATTGTGCGGATCGCAGGGACAGACCGTTACGACACAGCAGCCCAGATTGCTGCTCAATTCCCCGAAGGCTCAGGGGTAGCCATTGCCAATGGCGTAAATTTTGCCGATGCGTTAGCTATCGCTTCTGCTGCGGCGGTCAAAGGATATCCGCTGCTGCTGACCTCCGAGAACAACTTCCCACAAGCGACCATCGAAAGCCTGACTAAGCATAAGCCTTCTGCCGTGTATATAGCCGGTGGGATAAGGGCAGTTCCTGCCGATCAGGCCAATGCCGTCACCATTCTGACCGGATTAGGGCAAGAACAGATCCAGCGCTTTGCCGGCAGTGACCGTTATGCGACCTCGCTGGCCGTAGTACAAACACTTTATCCGGATGCAGTGAAGCTTTATCTGGCGACAGGAGCCGGTTTTCCCGATGCTTTAGCCGGAGCAGCACTTGCAGCAAACACGGATACGCCACTGCTGCTCATTCCAACGGATGGACCGGTTACCGGTTCAAAGACCGAGAAATACTTCCAGACAATTTCACCAACGACGGAACTGAGCGTGTTCGGAGGCAGAACAGTGATAACCGATAACGCTATCATACGTATCCGATACCAGATGACAAATCAATAG
- a CDS encoding cell wall-binding repeat-containing protein translates to MLKKTHHAVTAGFLAVLLTFLFWNYPSYAEVIPANQNPSREVIALKLETIAKSKGIPSIILKTIAYCETGWRQFDANGNVVTGGGSVTNPALGIMQITSYDPSNTAEVDKLKFDIDYNISRGADLLNLKWQSTPQIGDGDRNKLENWYFALWAYNGWSTYNNPNNAAARGEVSYQEAIIRKAATAYFPGLTTPVEITPIPASLIPVDTLPNSIQTWSTPEPYHLGDLESVTLGTTTRIAGVSRIDTVNQVAMSGWASGAQTVIITRSDAFPDGLAGVPLAKKYNAPILLTDPNQLDSGIISVLNTLRPSKVIILGGVQAISPAVESSLKTVLTWTQDITRIAGADRYQTAVLIAQNFSVGTDVVIATGEDFPDALSLAAAAAANGLPLLLTKTQALPQVTQLKLKELSPGKVYLAGGEKAIVPGVVSQLLSTIPISAESIIRFAGANRYETSIMIANTFFPAANEVVIATGQDYADPLAAGALAASRYGCLLLVSPQGFTVNGPTETYLGKLASTTNVKVVGSVSTISESTVTRVKYLLRQL, encoded by the coding sequence ATGCTTAAAAAAACACATCATGCGGTTACCGCAGGGTTTCTCGCCGTTTTATTGACATTTCTTTTTTGGAATTACCCGTCATATGCTGAGGTGATTCCGGCCAATCAGAATCCATCGCGGGAAGTTATTGCTCTGAAACTGGAAACAATAGCTAAAAGTAAAGGAATTCCCAGCATTATCCTCAAAACCATCGCCTACTGTGAAACAGGATGGCGGCAGTTTGATGCCAACGGCAATGTGGTGACCGGCGGAGGCAGTGTGACAAACCCAGCATTAGGCATCATGCAGATCACTAGCTATGATCCGTCCAATACGGCGGAAGTCGATAAACTGAAATTCGACATTGATTATAATATTTCACGCGGTGCCGACCTGCTGAATCTAAAATGGCAGAGCACACCGCAGATCGGTGACGGTGACCGCAATAAGCTGGAGAATTGGTATTTTGCCCTTTGGGCATATAATGGCTGGTCGACTTATAATAATCCCAATAATGCCGCGGCACGGGGTGAGGTCTCTTACCAGGAGGCGATCATTCGTAAGGCGGCGACAGCCTATTTCCCCGGCTTGACAACACCGGTTGAAATCACACCGATACCGGCATCTCTGATTCCCGTGGATACGCTGCCGAATAGCATTCAGACGTGGAGTACTCCCGAGCCCTATCATCTTGGCGATCTGGAGTCAGTGACATTGGGAACCACCACCCGCATCGCCGGCGTTAGCAGGATTGATACGGTCAATCAAGTGGCCATGAGCGGCTGGGCCAGCGGTGCGCAGACGGTGATCATCACCCGGTCCGATGCCTTTCCGGACGGGTTAGCGGGGGTCCCCCTGGCTAAAAAATATAATGCGCCCATATTATTGACAGATCCCAATCAATTGGATTCAGGCATTATCTCTGTTTTAAATACACTTCGGCCGTCCAAAGTAATCATCCTAGGCGGTGTGCAAGCAATCAGTCCCGCAGTGGAATCGTCGCTGAAAACGGTTCTGACCTGGACGCAGGATATCACGCGCATTGCAGGGGCCGATCGCTACCAGACAGCGGTACTCATTGCCCAGAATTTTTCGGTGGGGACAGACGTTGTCATCGCCACCGGGGAGGATTTTCCAGATGCATTGAGTCTGGCTGCCGCGGCTGCCGCCAACGGTCTGCCGCTGCTTCTGACCAAGACTCAGGCATTGCCGCAAGTCACCCAATTGAAGCTAAAAGAGCTCTCGCCCGGTAAAGTCTATCTGGCCGGCGGTGAAAAGGCGATTGTACCCGGCGTTGTTTCTCAGTTATTGAGTACGATCCCGATTTCTGCAGAGAGTATTATTCGATTTGCAGGCGCTAACCGGTATGAAACGTCGATTATGATTGCTAATACATTTTTCCCGGCAGCGAACGAAGTCGTGATAGCTACCGGCCAGGATTATGCGGATCCGCTGGCAGCAGGCGCGCTGGCTGCCAGTCGCTATGGCTGCTTATTGCTCGTGTCGCCTCAGGGATTCACCGTGAATGGACCGACAGAAACGTACCTCGGGAAATTAGCCAGCACGACTAACGTCAAGGTTGTTGGCAGCGTAAGCACGATTTCCGAGAGCACGGTCACCCGTGTTAAATATTTGCTTAGACAGCTTTAA
- the galU gene encoding UTP--glucose-1-phosphate uridylyltransferase GalU has protein sequence MQRIRKAVIPAAGLGTRFLPATKAQPKEMLPIVDKPTIQYIIEEAVQSGVEDVIIVTGRNKRAIEDHFDRSLELEMFLEKGDKPELLDMVRNIGDMVDIHYVRQKEALGLGHAVYSARRFIGNEPFAVLLGDDVIYSAEPCLKQMIRFYELYGNNIIGVQEVLPAEVSKYGIISGSRISPRLYKAEQLIEKPPQEEAPECPLAIMGRYILDPDIFDILAEQPPGRNGEIQLTDAIAKLGNTQEIFAYNFEGKRYDVGDKLGFVRATVEFALRHQDIGTKLMGYLTELVSRYQAEGKELHQKALNNDMDKVYDIMKNYC, from the coding sequence GTGCAAAGGATACGTAAGGCAGTTATACCTGCTGCCGGATTAGGAACACGATTTCTTCCGGCGACAAAAGCGCAGCCAAAAGAGATGCTCCCGATCGTTGATAAACCAACTATCCAATATATTATTGAAGAAGCCGTTCAATCCGGAGTCGAAGACGTTATTATTGTGACCGGGAGAAATAAACGAGCCATCGAAGATCACTTTGACCGGTCTCTCGAATTGGAGATGTTCCTGGAAAAAGGGGATAAACCGGAACTATTGGATATGGTCAGGAATATTGGAGACATGGTTGATATCCACTATGTACGCCAGAAAGAGGCACTTGGATTGGGACATGCGGTCTACAGTGCCAGACGGTTCATAGGCAATGAACCTTTTGCCGTCTTATTGGGAGATGATGTCATTTATTCCGCAGAACCCTGTTTGAAACAAATGATTCGTTTTTATGAACTCTATGGGAACAACATTATTGGTGTTCAGGAAGTTTTGCCTGCAGAGGTGTCGAAATACGGTATCATCAGTGGCAGCAGAATATCTCCAAGGCTTTACAAAGCCGAACAGCTAATAGAAAAACCACCACAGGAAGAGGCACCGGAGTGCCCCCTGGCAATTATGGGGCGCTATATTCTGGACCCGGATATCTTTGATATTCTGGCGGAGCAGCCCCCCGGAAGGAATGGAGAAATCCAATTGACGGATGCTATAGCCAAATTAGGAAACACACAAGAGATATTTGCCTATAACTTTGAGGGCAAGCGTTACGATGTCGGGGATAAACTTGGCTTTGTCCGTGCGACCGTCGAGTTTGCTTTGCGGCATCAGGATATTGGGACAAAGCTGATGGGGTATTTAACGGAGCTTGTAAGCAGATACCAAGCCGAGGGTAAGGAACTGCACCAAAAAGCGTTAAATAATGATATGGACAAAGTTTATGATATTATGAAGAATTATTGTTAG
- the clpP gene encoding ATP-dependent Clp endopeptidase proteolytic subunit ClpP, with protein MSYLIPMVVEQTNRGERSYDIYSRLLKDRIIFIGGPITDDVANLVVAQMLFLDAEDPEKDIFLYINSPGGSITAGMAIYDTMQYTRSDVQTICIGMAASMGAFLLAAGTKGKRTALPNAEVLIHQPLIGGGGLSGQATEIEIHAKQLLKTKSKLNKILAERTGQPLEKVEQDTDRDYYMSAEEAKEYGIIDQVLEKVPTLDTKKKNLLK; from the coding sequence ATGAGTTATCTAATCCCAATGGTCGTTGAACAGACAAACCGTGGAGAACGTTCTTATGACATCTATTCTCGTCTTTTAAAAGACCGTATTATCTTTATTGGCGGTCCGATAACGGATGACGTAGCAAATCTTGTTGTTGCACAGATGCTCTTCCTTGATGCGGAAGATCCTGAGAAAGATATCTTCCTTTATATTAACAGCCCGGGGGGGTCAATAACCGCAGGGATGGCTATTTATGACACCATGCAATATACCCGTTCCGATGTTCAAACGATCTGCATCGGCATGGCTGCCAGTATGGGTGCATTCCTCCTTGCTGCGGGTACGAAGGGAAAACGGACAGCGTTACCTAATGCAGAAGTATTGATCCATCAGCCATTGATCGGCGGAGGCGGTCTGTCCGGCCAAGCCACCGAGATTGAGATCCATGCAAAGCAATTGCTGAAAACGAAGAGCAAGTTAAACAAGATTCTGGCAGAAAGAACAGGCCAGCCTCTGGAAAAAGTCGAACAGGACACAGACCGTGATTACTACATGAGTGCAGAGGAAGCAAAAGAGTACGGTATTATTGATCAAGTTTTGGAGAAAGTACCTACGCTGGACACGAAGAAGAAAAACCTTTTAAAATAA
- a CDS encoding Hsp20/alpha crystallin family protein has protein sequence MMNMIPFNPLRNVDYIRREINKLYSFPFTLFDDDYEPRLGVPYTDVYETDKEIIVTCDLPGLQKREDVDIHVENNVVTISGTLNREQHVIQEDRMHRKERFTGQFRRSVALPANVSIDNVRAIYKNGVLNVFLPKVSAAEKKAINIEFEH, from the coding sequence ATGATGAATATGATACCTTTCAATCCATTACGGAATGTGGACTATATCCGCCGTGAAATTAACAAGCTTTACAGTTTTCCATTTACATTATTCGATGACGATTATGAGCCAAGATTAGGTGTTCCTTATACCGACGTCTATGAAACCGATAAAGAAATTATTGTGACATGTGATCTTCCCGGTCTGCAGAAGAGAGAAGATGTCGATATCCACGTTGAAAACAACGTCGTTACAATCAGTGGCACCCTGAATCGAGAACAGCATGTCATCCAGGAAGACCGAATGCATCGCAAAGAACGGTTTACCGGGCAATTCCGCCGCAGTGTTGCGCTCCCTGCCAACGTATCAATCGACAATGTCAGAGCGATCTATAAAAATGGTGTGCTCAACGTATTCTTGCCCAAAGTCAGTGCTGCTGAAAAGAAAGCCATTAATATTGAGTTTGAGCATTGA
- a CDS encoding citrate/2-methylcitrate synthase → MEQKEYNVFEATMVKELSCKAIDSCNINPELYGKYQVKRGLRDFDGRGVLVGLTEIGEVHSYIIDEGEKIPVPGRLTYRGIDIVDIVDGFISEKRYGFEETTYLLLFGHLPNAQELENFCAVLDLYQKLPDDFVRGVILKSPGKDVMNMLARSILNLYSYDDNPDDNSIENVLKQCMKLIAWMPSLAVYGYQAYSHIHGNQSLFLHSPKPHLSTAENILHMLRPDSKYTQLEAALLDISLVLHAEHGGGNNSTFVTHVITSTGSDTYSVMAAAIGALKGPKHGGANIKTYYMFEDIKQNVKDWKDDEEIQHYLTKIVNKDAFDRSGLIYGIGHAVYSISDPREVILKEYAGQLAKEKDLEDEFNLYRKVEQYSPAIVCGRNHMYKVISANVDFYSGFVYRMLGLPLELFTPIFAISRMSGWSAHRIEEIVSGSKIIRPAYKSVAPRRDYIPLAQR, encoded by the coding sequence ATGGAACAAAAGGAATACAATGTATTTGAAGCAACCATGGTCAAGGAACTTAGCTGTAAAGCCATTGACAGCTGCAATATCAATCCCGAATTGTACGGTAAATACCAAGTCAAGAGAGGGCTGCGCGATTTTGATGGCCGAGGCGTCCTGGTCGGACTGACCGAGATCGGTGAAGTGCACTCGTACATTATTGACGAAGGTGAAAAAATTCCTGTGCCGGGAAGATTGACCTACCGCGGCATCGACATTGTTGATATCGTTGATGGCTTTATCTCTGAAAAAAGATATGGCTTTGAAGAGACGACGTATCTGCTGCTTTTCGGTCATCTCCCCAATGCGCAAGAGCTGGAAAATTTCTGCGCGGTCTTGGATTTATATCAGAAATTACCGGATGACTTTGTCCGGGGTGTGATCTTAAAGTCTCCTGGCAAAGACGTCATGAATATGCTGGCAAGAAGCATTTTGAATTTATATTCCTACGACGACAACCCCGATGATAATTCAATTGAGAATGTGCTTAAACAATGTATGAAACTCATTGCTTGGATGCCTTCGCTCGCCGTCTACGGCTATCAAGCGTACTCGCATATCCACGGCAATCAAAGTCTTTTTCTGCATAGCCCGAAGCCTCATTTGAGCACAGCCGAAAATATCCTCCACATGCTGAGACCGGATAGTAAATACACCCAACTGGAAGCGGCGCTTCTGGATATATCGTTAGTACTTCATGCCGAACATGGTGGGGGGAACAACTCCACATTTGTTACCCATGTAATCACGTCAACCGGTTCTGATACCTATTCGGTCATGGCGGCAGCGATCGGCGCGCTGAAAGGACCCAAGCATGGCGGGGCCAATATCAAAACCTACTATATGTTTGAAGATATTAAACAAAATGTCAAAGATTGGAAGGATGACGAAGAAATTCAACATTACCTGACCAAAATTGTGAATAAAGACGCGTTCGATCGCAGCGGCCTTATTTATGGGATCGGTCATGCCGTCTATTCCATTTCTGACCCCAGGGAAGTTATCTTGAAGGAGTATGCGGGTCAGTTAGCCAAGGAAAAAGACTTGGAAGATGAATTTAATCTTTATCGGAAGGTCGAGCAGTATTCTCCGGCAATCGTCTGCGGCCGCAATCATATGTATAAAGTCATTAGTGCCAATGTGGACTTTTATTCGGGCTTTGTTTATCGCATGCTCGGGTTGCCGCTGGAACTCTTTACACCTATTTTTGCAATATCCCGCATGTCAGGTTGGAGTGCTCACCGCATCGAAGAAATCGTCAGCGGCAGTAAAATCATCCGCCCCGCCTACAAAAGCGTTGCCCCCCGCCGCGATTACATCCCGCTGGCCCAACGGTAA